The following is a genomic window from Amycolatopsis acidiphila.
GACAGCACGAACCCCACCGTGACCGGCATCAGCAGCCCGCCCACCTTCTGCCAGGCCGCCGCCCAGCCCAGGCCCGTCGCGCGGTTGGCGGTCGGGTACAGCTCGCTGGCGTAGACGAACAGCGTGCTGCCCGCGACCCCGCTGCCGAAGAACGTCGCCAGCGCCCCGGTCAGCACCACGGCGGAGGTGCCGGAGACCGCGCCCCACAGCAGGCACAGCAGCCCGCTGAGCAGGAACGCCGGCGCCAGCGCCCAGCGGCGGCCCAACCGGTTGACCAGCTGGCCCGCGACCACCGCGCCGGCGACGCCCGCGGCGGTGATGATGCCGGTGTAGGCGAAGCTCGACAGCAGCCCGATGCCATGTGACTTCAGCACCGTGGGCAGCCAGGTGGACAGTCCGTAGAGGAACGCCCCGGCGCAGACCTCCATCACCCAGATCGCGATGGTGTAGCGGGAGTACCTGCCGCGCAACAGGTCCCGTACCGAGCCGGCGGCGTTGCCGTGTGCCGCCGGCGGGTCCGCCTGCCCGGAACCCGGCGCCACCGAGCCCCGGGTGAGCAGCTCGACGATCTCGGTGGCCTGCTCGCGCTTGCCGCGCCGCAACAGGTAGCGCACGGATTCGGGCAGGGTCAGCGCGACCAGCAGCGCGATCAGCACCGGGATCGTGCCGACGAAGAACATCGAGCGCCAGCCCAGTGCGGGCACGATCCCGATCGCCACGGCCGACGCGACCGGCAGCCCGATCAGCCAGGCCGCGGTCGCGAGCGTGACCAGCGGCCCGCGCCTGCGGGTCGGCACGAACTCCGCGATGTAGGGCAGCACGATCGCGATCTCCGCGCCCAGCCCGATGCCCTGCACGGTGCGCGCGGCGACGAGCACCGGGTAGTTCCACGCGGCCGCCGCCAGCAGCGAGAACCCGCCGAAGATCAGGATCGACAGCGCCAGCGGGTACCGGCGACCCAGCCGGTCGGAGACGATGCCGGCCATGGCCGCCCCGACGAGCATGCCCGCGAACAGCGCTGAGCTGAGCACCCCGGCCTCGCCGCTGGTGAGCGCGAAGGCCGCGATCACCCCGGGCAGCACGAAGCCGGTGAGGTTGATGGTGAAGCCGTCGAAAAAGTGTCCCGCCAGCGCGGTCAGGTAGAACCGCGTGTGCGTCCGCGTGAAGGGGGAGTGGTCCAGACGGTGCAGCAGCTGCCCGTCCGTGCCGCTTGTTCTGGCCATGGGTGGTGACACCTCTCTGTGCACGACCACCCCTCGACCGTCAGCGATCGTCGAGAAGGCTCTCGGTCTCGGAGTAGAGCCGGTGCATGACGGTGAGGAGATCTGCTCTGATGTGCTCGTCCAGCCCGGCGGTGAGCTCCGCGCTGAACTTCTCCAGTGCCAGGCGGCCCGCCTCTTGGGCCTCGCGCCCGGCCGCGGTCAGCGCCAGTGCCATGGTGCGCCGGTCCGCCGCTTCCGTCTCACGGGTCAGCAGTCCCTGCTTGACCAGCTTGTTGACGCTTTCGGACATGGTGGGCGGGTTGCGGTGCGCGAGGCGGCACAGCGCCATCAGCGATGTGTGCCCCGCGTCGACCCTGGAGAGGATCCGGTACTGACGGATCGTCAGCGGCACGTCGAGCCCGGCGAGGATCTCCGTCTGCAGCCGGGTCAGCCGGCCGGCGAACGACAACAGTGTCTCCCCGAAGGGCTGTGCGGCCGGGCTGCCCGGTGCCGCGGGACGTGCTTGGTCCTTGCTCACTTCGCCCACCAGAACTTTCGGTGCCCGAAACATTGACGAGCTGACCGTACCTCCGCCCCCGTATCGCTGGCAAGGGCCTTTTCGCGAGGTGGTTCGCTTGCTGTTCAACGGCTTCCGGGCGAGCGGGCGGAACCGGGCGGGGCCGCCGGAGCCCGTTGCACATCCAGGGACTCGTGTCGTACGGTTCGGGAAAGCGGTTTCCGAAACGACAGCGAAGTCGTCGTCGCGGGCTCACAGGAAGGTCGGCCAGTGGCTCGTCGAGGTCGTGCCCTGATCCTCGCCGTGGCGGTCGTGCTCGCGGCGGCGGTGACGGCGGCGTGCAGCCCGCCCAGCCTCAGCGCCGCGCCGGAGCACATCACCCCGCGAAAACCCGGGCACCCGATCACGCTCACGCTGCTCGACGGGTCCGGCGACCTGCAGGTCTACCAGAAGATCTACAACGACTTCGCCAAGGCGCACCCGGAGCTGGTCAGCGGGATCCGGTACGAGACGGCGTCCTCGCCGGACGTGCTGGGCAAGCTGCGCGCGCAGGAGCTGAGCAACCACGTCGACACCTCGCTCATCCTGGGCGGCACGGACATCGTCGGCGCGCTGCAGCAGCAGAAGCTGCTCACCCCGCTGCTGCCCGACCACCAGGACCTGCTGCCGGATCTGAGCAAGATCCAGGACCCGCCGCGCGCGAAGCTGCAGGCGCTCGTCGGCGGCGCCGGGATCATGAACCTGTGGAGCCCGAGCGGGCCCGCCTGGGAGTACGACACCAAGCACGTCCCCGCGCTGCCGGGAAACCCGCAGGAGCTGCTGGCCTGGGCCAAGGCGAACCCGGGGAAGTTCACCTACGCGCAGCCGCCGAACTCCGGACCCGGACGGCAGTTCATGATGTCGCTGCCCTACGAGCTGGGCGATGCCAACCCCGCGGACCCGGTCAACGGCTGGACCAGGACCTGGGACTACCTGCGCGAGCTGGGCCGCTACGTCGCCGCCTACCCGGCCAGCTCGACGATCATGAACAAGCAGCTCGCCGACGGCAGCGTCTGGATCGTGCCCACGTCCACCGCCTCGGACTTCAACAACCACCGGCAGAACGTGTGGGGCCCGGACGCGGACATGGGCATCCTCGCCGACCAGGCGTGGATCATGGACGGGCACTTCATGCTCGTGCCCCGCGGGGTCTCGCCCGAGACGCTGTACGTCGACCTCGCCTTCATCAGCTGGGTCCTGCAGCCGCAGCAGCAGGTCCGCACGTACGAGTCGGGCACGATCAGCCCCGCCGTCACCGACGCCCCGCTCACGCAGGCCGGCGACGCGGGCAAGGCCGCCGTCGCGAAGTTCGGGCGGCCCGACTTCCTCGCGCAGGCCTTCAGGACCGGCACCGTCAACGCCCCGCTCGATCCGCTCGTCCTCCGCACCGCGTTCGACCTGTGGCAGCGCAAGATCGGCAGCCACGTCGGCGAATGACGCCCGGTCCCCGGACAGGAAGGCACCCCATGACCAGCGTTTCCCCCCAGCCGTTCACGTCACTGCGGCTGGACCGCATCTCCCGCCGGTTCGGCCGGATCGCCGCGCTGAGCGAGCTGTCCCTCGAGGTCGCGCGAGGCGAGTTCCTGGCGCTGCTCGGCCCGTCGGGCTGCGGGAAGTCGACCACGCTCAGCTGCCTGGCCGGCCTGCAGCCGCTGTCCTCGGGCAGCATCTGGCGCGACGAGGAGCGGATCGACACCCTGCCCGCCGAGAAGCGCGGCTTCGGCATGGTGTTCCAGAACTACGCGCTCTTCCCGCACCTGTCGGTGCAGCGCAACGTCGAGTTCGGCCTCGCGATGCGCAAGGCCGGCCGCGACGAGCGCCGGGAGAAGGCGCGCGCGGCGCTGCGCACGGTGCAGCTGACCGGGCACGAGCACAAGCGGCCCGGCCAGCTCTCGGGCGGCCAGCAGCAGCGGGTCGCGATCGCGCGGGCGCTGGCGTTCCAGCCGCAGATCGTGCTGATGGACGAGCCACTGTCCAATCTCGACGCCGGGCTGCGGGTCGAGCTGCGCGCGCAGATCAAGCGGCTGCACGAGTCGCTCGGCCTGACGACGGTCTACGTGACGCACGACCAGAGCGAGGCGCTCTCGCTGGCGACCACCGTCGTGGTGATGCGCGAGGGGCGCGTCGAGCAGATCGGGCCGCCCGAACAGCTCTACAGCGCCCCGGAATCAGCGTACGTCGCGCGGTTCATGGGCTACCGCAACACGTTCACGGCCACCGTCGAGCAGGCCGACGCCTCGCACGCGCGGGTCGCCGTCGGCGGCGACACTCTGCAGGGCTCGCTGATGTCCGCCGCGCCGGTGGCCCGCGGGGACGAGGTCACCCTCGCGATCCACCCGGACGACCTGGTGCTCGCCACCCCCGGCGAGGCCGGCACGATCGGGGCCACCGTCGAGGTCGTCGAGTATCACGGCCGGGCCGTCGAGGCCGAGGTCTCCACCGCGAGCGGCGAGGTGCTGCGGCTGAGCACCGACCAGCGGGTGCGCCGCGGCGACACGCTCGCCCTGCGCGTGCGCCCCGAGCGGGTGCTGGTCTACCCGGGCGCGGAGACCTCGCAGCTGCGGGAGCTCGCGGAGCAGGTCGCGTGATGGCCACGGCCGCACCCGCCCGCCCGGCGATGGCGCCAGAGCAGGCCACCCAGTCGCTCGGCGCGCGGCTGGCGGACCGCGGCATCGACCGGGCCCTGCTGCTGCTCATCCCGGCCGTCGCGATCGTCGGCCTGCTGTTCGTCTACCCGTTCGTCTACGGCGTGCTGATCTCGTTCAGCCCGGAAAACGGGGGAGCGTGGGCGAACTACCGCGACTTCTTCACCGACCCCTACCAGAGCCAGACCATCTGGTACACCGTGCGGCTCGCGCTGCCGGTGGCGGCGGCGAGCCTGCTGATCGCGCTGCCGCTGGCCTACCGGCTGCGCCGGGACTTCCGCGGCAAACGCGTCATCACGCTGCTGTTCCTGCTGCCGGTGACGCTGGGCAGCGTGGTGCTCTCGGAGGGGCTGACCACGATCTTCTCGCCGTCGGGCTGGGTCAACCTGGTGCTGGGCGGGATCGGCCTCGGCCCGGTCTCGGTGCTCTACAGCTACTGGGGCACGTTCGTCGCCGGGGTGCTGGGCATCGTGCCGCTGATGTTGCTGCTGCTCATCGGGTTCTTCGGCGGGATCGACCCCGCGCTGGAGGACGCGGCGGCGACCCTGGGCGCCGGGCGCACCGTGCGGTTCTGGCGGGTGACCTTCCCGCTGGTGCTGCCCGGGCTGGTCACCACGCTGAGCCTCGCGCTCGTCGAGGCGTTCGCGATCTTCCCCTCGGCGGTGCTGGTCGGCGAGCCCAACGCCTCGACCCACGTGCTGTCGATCCCCATCTACGAAGCCGCCCAGCAGCGGTTCGACTACTCGGCCGCCTCGGCCGACGCCACCATCATGGTGCTCGTCGAACTGCTCGTGCTGGGCCTGCTGACCGCACTCCGGACGCGCCTGTACCGGGGCGCCGCCAGCGGTGGAAAGGGCTGAGACCATGACAACCACGCTCACCGCCCCGCCGGTCGTCGCCGGCCCGGCCGGAACCCGCCGCCGGGATCCCCGCAGGTTCACCCTCACCGGCGTGCTCACCTACACCGCCGCCGGCTGCTTCGTGCTCGTCCTGCTGGGCCTGTTCGCCGCCCTGATCCTGGAGTCGTTCGCCACGGCGTGGCGCGGCGGCTGGCTGCCTGCCGGGTTCACCGGCTCGTGGTTCGCGCAGGCCTGGAACGACCCCGCGTACGGGGTCTCGAGCCACCTGCTCACCACGTTCGAGATCGGCGTGAGCGTCATCGTGATCTCGGTGCTGGCCGGCGTGCCCGCCGCGTACGTGCTGGCCCGGCGCAGCTTCCCCGGCAAGTCGCTGGTCATGGTGCTGCTGGCGCTGCCGATCCTGCTGCCGCCGCTGACGTACGCCACCCAGCTGTCCTCGCTGATCTACACGATCGGGCTGGGCAGCACGCTGCCCGGCGTGATCCTGTCGAACCTGGTGCCCGCGCTGCCGTTCGTGATCCTGGTGATGACCCCGTTCGTCGAGCAGGTGCGGCCCGACGTCGAACAGGCCGCGCGGATGTGCGGGGCGAACACCTGGCACCTGTTCGGCCGGATCATCGGCCCGTTGCTGTTGCCCGGGGTGCTCGCCGCGAGCATCCTGACGCTGGTCCGGGTCTTCGGTGCGTTCGAGCTGACGTTCTTCGTGGCGGGCCCGCAGAGCCAGTCGCTGATCGTCGCCGTGTTCGGCGCGGCGGCCAACCCGGCGGGCTCGGCGCCACCGCTCGTGGCGGCGATGGCCGTGTGCTACATGGCCACGTCACTGGTGGTGTTCGCGCTCGCACTGTCCTTTGTGAACCCGACGCAGATCGTCTCGCGCGAGAGGAAGTCATGACCGAGCAACCGCTGCTGCCCGGGGGAGTGGGCCTGTCCCGGCTGCGGGTGTACCCGTGGGACACCGCCGACGGCCTGCACGGCGGCTCGCCGCACCTGCACCTGACCTGCACCGAGTGCTACTGCGTGCTCGGCGGCACCGGCGAGCTGCACACCCTGACGGCCGAAGGCCTGCGGAAGGTCTCGCTCGCCGCGGGGGACGCGGTGTGGTTCACCCCGGGCACCATCCACCGCGCGGTGAACACCGGCGATCTGCGGGTGCAGGTCGTGATGCAGAACGACGGGCTGCCCGAGGCCGGGGACGCGGTGCTGACCTTCCCGCCGGAGTACCTGGCGAGTCCGCAAACGTATGCGTCGGTCGCGTCGCTGGGCAACGGCGGGGCCGCGGAGCGGGAGGAGCGTGCCCGCCGCAGGCGGGACCTCGCGATCGCCGGGTTCGGCGAACTCGTCGCCGGCGGCCCGCGAGCACTGGAGGAGTTCCACGCCGCCGCCGTCGCCCTCGTGCGGGACAGGCTCGACGAGTGGGAGAAGGCCTGGCGGGAGAAGGCGCTGGCGGCGGCGAAACGGACCGGCGCGCAGATCGAAGCGTTGCGCCGCGGCGACGGCAGCCATCTGCGGGAGGCCACCGTCGCCCGGCTCGCCGCCCCGCCGGAAAGCGCCTTCGGCATGTGCGGCTACCTCGCGCCCTATCCCCGCGAAGGCGCGACCACCCCGCCTGCCGGGACCTGATGCCTGGCAGGATCGGGCCCATGGACACCGGCTCCGGGCAGACCGGCCGCCGGGCCCGCCCCGCGCGGCCCCGGTCGTCGGTGACGCTGCTCGACGTCGCCCGCGCCGCCGGGGTGTCCCTCGCGACGGCCTCGCGCGTGGTCAACGGCAGCGTGAGCCGCCGTCCCGCGCCCGAGCTGATCAAGAAGGTCACCGAGGCGGCCGAACGGCTCGGCTACAGCGCGAACGCGTCCGCGCAGGCGATCGCGCGCGGCGTGAACTCCGTGGTGGGGCTGATCGTCTCCGACATCGCCGACCCGTACTTCTCCTCGATCGCGGCCGGGGTGACCGCCGAGGCCGAGGAGCAGGGCCTGCTGGTGACCCTGGCCAGCACCAAGGGCCGGCCGATGCGCGAGGTCGAGTACCTCGGCGCGCTGCGCCGCCAGCGGCCGATGGCGATCCTGCTGGTCGGCAGCCGCCGGGCCGACCCCGCGGCGGAGCAGCGGCTGATCCAGGAGCTGCGGGCGTTCCGCGAGGACGGCGGGCGGGCCGCGGCGGTCAGCCAGCCGACGCTGCAGATCGACACCGTCGCGGTGCGCAACGCCGAGGGCGCCGCCGACCTGGCCCGCGCACTGGTCGCGCAGGGCCACACCCGGTTCGGCGTGCTCAGCGGGCCCGCGGACCTGCAGACGGCGGCGGAGCGGGTGACCGGTTTCCGCGGCGGCCTGCGCGGCACCGGGGCGCGGCTGGCGGCGCGCAACCTGCAGCACGGCGAGTTCACCAGGGACGGCGGCCAGCAGGCCGCGCGGGAGCTGCTGGAGCGGTCCCCGGACATCGGCTGCCTGTTCGCGGTCAACGACGTCATGGCCATCGGCGCGATGGCCGGCGCCAGGGAGTTGGGCTACCGCGTGCCCGAGGACCTGGCGATCGCCGGGTTCGACGACATCCCGTCCGCGGCGGACACGTTTCCCCCGCTCAGCACGGTGCGGATCGACCTGGAGGCGGTCGGGCGGGACGCCATGCGGTTCGTGCTGGAGCAGTCCGGTGCCGCCGCGCCGCGGGTGAAGTACGTGACCGGCGACGTCATCCTCCGCGCCAGCACCGATCCGTCGCCCCCGGGCTGACACCCGGTTTTGCCCCTTGCTCCGGGCGGGGCCCGGACTCTATGTTGGGGAAAGCGCTTTCCACGATTTGGAGGCTGGAAGTTCATGGACACCATCACCGTCGCGCTCAACGGGGTCACCGGGCGGATGGGCTACCGTCAGCACCTGGTGCGTTCGATCCTCGCGATCCGCGACCAGGGCGGGCTCGACCTCGGCGAGGGCCGGAAGGTGCAGGTCGAGCCGGTGCTGGTCGGCCGCAACGAGGCGAAGTTGCGCGACATCGCCCAGCGGCACGACGTCAAGCGCTGGAGCACCGACCTGGCCGCCGTGCTCGCCGACGACGAGGTGCAGGTGTACTTCGACGCCCAGCTGACCTCGGCCCGCGGCGGCGCGCTCGCCGCCGCCATCGCCGCGGGCAAGCACATCTACACCGAGAAGCCCGTCTCGACGACCGTCGAGGAGGCGGTCGCCCTGGCCCGCCAGGCCGCCGAGGCCGGGGTCACCGCGGGCGTCGTGCACGACAAGCTGTTCCTGCCCGGCCTGCTCAAACTCCGGCGCCTGGTCGAGGGCGGCTTCTTCGGCCGCATCCTGTCCGTGCGCGGCGAGTTCGGCTACTGGGTGTTCGAGGGCGACTGGCAGGAGGCGCAGCGACCCAGCTGGAACTACCGCATCGAGGACGGCGGCGGGATCGCCGTCGACATGCTCTGCCACTGGAACTACGTGCTGGAGAACCTGTTCGGCCGGGTTCGCAGTGTCTCCGCGGCCGCGGTGACGCACGTGCCGACGCGCTGGGACGAGAGCGGGAACGCCTACGACGCGACGGCGGACGACGCCGCGTACGCCATCTTCCAGCTCGACGGCGGTGTCATCGCCCAGATCAACTCCTCCTGGTGCGTCCGCGTGCACCGCGACGAGCTGGTCGAGTTCCAGGTGGACGGGACCGAGGGCAGCGCCGTCGCCGGCCTGCGCGACTGCGTGGTCCAACACCGGGCGCAAACCCCGAAGCCGGTCTGGAACCCCGACCTGCCCGCGGCCTTCGACTTCCGCGCCGGCTGGTCCCAGGTGCCCGACAACGACGAGTTCGACAACGGGTTCAAGGCGCAGTGGGAGCTGTTCCTGCGCGACGCGCTCGCCGGGCGGCCACACGTCTACGACCTGATGTCCGGCGCGCGCGGGATCAACCTGGCCCAGGCCGGGCTCGCCGCCTCGGAGCAACGGCGGTGGGTCGACCTGCCGGAGCTGTCGCTGTGAGCGCCGTGACGATCCCGGTGGACGGCGGCGTCCGCCGGATCACCCTGGGCGAACCGGGGGACTGGCCGAAACCGGCCGCCCCCGCGCAGAGCCGGGTGGCCTACGCGGCGGCGCACGTCGTCGCGGATCCCCGTGGCGACAACGGGTTCGGCGCCCCGGCGGTGCTCGACTGGGAGTCCACACTCGCGTTCCGGCGGCACCTGTTCTCCTACGGCCTCGGCGTCGCCGAGGCGATGGACACCGCGCAGCGCAACATGGGCCTGGACTGGGCGGTGACGCAGGAGCTGATCCGCCGCAGCGCGCGGCAGGCCCTCGACAGCGGTGCGCGGATCTGCGCGGGGGCCGGGACCGACCACCTGCCCGCCGATGTGCGGTCCCTCGGCGACGTGGCCGCCGGGTACGAGGAGCAGCTGGCGGTCGTCGAGGGTGCGGGCGCGCGGCCGGTGCTGATGGCGAGCCGGCAGCTCGCCCGCCTCGCGCGCACGCCGGAGGACTACCTGACGGTGTACGACCGGGTGCTGCGGCAGGTGCGCGGGCCGGTGATCCTGCACTGGCTGGGGGAGATGTTCGACCCACAGCTGGCCGGTTACTGGGGCTCGAGCGATCTGGCGAAGGCGACCCAGACCGTGCTGGGGCTGGTGCGCGAGCACGCCGACGTGATCGACGGGATCAAGACCTCGCTGCTGGACATCGAGCACGAGGTCGGCCTGCGGCGCGCGCTGCCGCCGGAAGTCCGGCTCTACACCGGCGACGACTTCCACTACGACGAGCTCATCGAAGGCGACGAACACGGGCACAGCGACGCGTTGCTCGGCGCGTTCGCGGCGATCACCCCCGCCGCCTCCGCCGCGCTGGCGGCGCTCGACCGGGACGACCACCAGGCCTACGCGGCCGCGCTGAAGCCGACGGTCGCCTTGTCCCGGCACGTGTTCGGCGCGCCGACCCAGTACTACAAGACGGGCATCGCCTTCCTGGCCTGGCTTTCCGGGCACCAGCCGGGGTTCGTCATGGTCGGCGGGCTGCAGAGCGCGCGTGGCCTGGTGCACCTGGGCGAGGTGTTCCGGCTGGCCGACGAGGCCGGGTTGTTCCCCGACCCGGAGCTGGCGGCGCGCCGGATGCGCGGGCTGCTCGAGGTGAGCGGGGTGGCGCAATGAGGTTGTCGGTCAACCAGATCACCGTGGCCGGTCGCGACACCCGCGAGCTGGTCGAAGGCTGTGTGCGGCATGGCATCCCGGCGGTCGGGCTGTGGCGGGAGCCGGTGGCCGAGGCCGGGATCGAGGAGGTCGCGAAGCTCGTCGCGGACGCCGGGATCCGGGTGTCCTCCTTGTGCCGTGGCGGTTTCTTCACCGGCGGGGACCGGGCGGCGCTGGAGGACAACCTGCGTGCCCTCGACGAGGCGGCCGCTCTCGGCGCCCCGTGCCTGGTGCTCGTCGCCGGCGGCTTGCCCGCCGGATCCAAGGACCTGCCGGGCGCGCGCGCCAAGGTGATGGCGGCGCTGGAGTTCCTCGCGCCCGAGGCCGGGGCGCGCGGGGTCCGGCTCGCGGTGGAGGCGCTGCACCCGATGTTCTGCGCCGACCGCGCCGTCGTCTCCACCCTCGGCCAGGCGCTCGCGCTGGCCGAGCCGTTTCCCGCGGAGCAGGTCGGCGTCGTCGTCGACACCTACCACCTGTGGTGGGACCCGCGGCTGGCCGAGGACCTGCCGCGCACGGCCGGGCGCATCGCGAGCTACCAGGTGTCCGACTGGTGCCTGCCGCTCGCCGCCGACACCCTGCGCTCGCGTGGGCTGCCTGGCGACGGTCACATCGACCTGCCGGCCTTCACCCGCGACGTGAGCCGGCTCGGCTACACCGGCGACGTCGAGGTCGAGGTCATGAACGCCGAGGTCGCCGCAAGGCCGCTCGACGATGTGCTCGCCGACCTCGTCCGCCGGCACCGCGAGCTGATCGCCCCGCACCTCCAGGAGCAGCGATGAAGCCCTTCCGCGCCGCCATCGTCGGCACCGGCAACATCGCCCGCCGGCACGCCGAGTCGCTGCGCCGGATCGCCGAGGAGACCGGCGAGGTCGCGCTCGTCGCCGCTGCCGACACCGACCCGGACCGGCTGGCCGCCTTCACCGCCGAGTTCGGCATCGAGGCCGGCTACGCCGACGCCGAAGCCCTGTTCGCCGGCACCGAGGCCGACCTGGTGCACATCTGCACCCCGCCGGGCGCGCACGTGCCGGTGGCGCTGGCCGCGCTGGAGGCGGGCAGCCACGTCGTCGTCGAGAAGCCGGCCACGCTCACCCTCGCCGAGTTCGACCGGCTCATCGAGGCCGAGAAGCAGACCGGCAGGTACGTCGCGACCGTGTCGCAGCACCGCTTCGGCTCCGGCGCGCTGCGCATCCGCGAGCTGCTCCGCTCGGGCATCGCGGGCAGGCCGCTGCTCGCGCTGTGCAACACCACCTGGTTCCGCGACCAGGCCTACTTCGACGTCGAGTGGCGTGGCCGCTGGGACACCGAGGGCGGCGGCCCGACGATGGGCCACGGCATCCACCAGATCGACCTGATGCTCTCGATCCTGGGGGAGTGGACGTCGGTGAGCGCGCTGGCCCGGCAGCAGGCCAGGGTGATGGAGACCGAGGACCTGTCGCTGGCCCACGTCGAGTTCGCCGGTGGCGCCGTCGCCTCGGTGGTCAACAGCATCCTGTCCCCGCGCGAGGAGAGCTACCTGCGCTTCGACTTCGAGCACGCGACCGTCGAGCTGACCCACCTCTACGGCTACACCGACGCGGACTGGCGGGTGACCCCGGCGCCCGGGCACGAGGAGGAGGTGACCGCGGCCTGGGCAGCGGGACCGTCCCAGGTGCGCAGCGAGCACCTGGCGCAGTTCCGCGAGGTCGTCCGGGCGCTGCGGGACGGCACCGCCCCTCCGGTGTCCACTTCGGACGCCCGCCCGACTCTGCAGCTGATCGCCGGGATCTACGCCTCGGCGTTCACCAGGTCCGCCGTGCGGCCCGGCGACCTCGGCCCCGAGTCGCCGTTCTACCGGTTCATGCAGGGCGCCGGGCCGGTGTGGTGAGCGGGCTCGCCCTGCACCACGACGAGGACGCCGCGGTCTCGGTCGCCTGGCGCGGCACGGAGCTGTTCCGCTACGTGCACGTGCCGGGCGAGCCCGCGCTGGAGTCGCCGAAGCCGTTCCTGCACCCGATGCGCAGCCTCGCCGGGGACGTGGTGAGCCTCTACCGGCCGCACGACCACATCTGGCACAAGGGCCTGTACCTGGGCGTGGCGAACTACGGCGAGCACAACGTGTGGGGCGGGCACACGTGGGTCCCCGGCGAGGGCTACCGGACCTGGGACGACCACGGCCGGATCCGGCACGAGTCCTTCGACCGGCTCCAGCTGTCCGGCGGCGTGGTCCGGATCGTCGAACGGCTGTGCTGGGAAGGCGCGGACTCACCCGACTTCCCTCCCGCGCAGGAGGTCCGCTCGTTGTCGGTGCACGTCGACGGGGACGCGTGGGTGCTCGACTTCGCCGGCGAGCTGACCAACGTCGCGGACCGTCCCGTCGTGCTGGGCAGCCCGACCACGAAGGGGCGCCCGCAGGCCGGCTACGGCGGCCTGTTCTGGCGCGGGCAGCCGCGGGTCGGCGCCCAGATCCGCGAAGACCAGCGTGCTGCGGCGGTCGCTCTCGTCGTGCCGGCCGCGCATCGCCATCCACCGCCCGTCCGCGCCCATCAGCTCGTCGCCGCCGACGCCACCGGGCACCACGACCTCGGCGCTGCCGGCGAACGAGCGCGGATCGCGCCGCTGGTTCGTGCGCGTGAACCCGTACGCGTGCCTGGGCTCGGCGCCGTTCTTCGACACCGAGTACACGTTCGAGCCGGGGGACACCCTCCGGCTGCACTACCGGGTGGCCGTCGCGAACGGCCTGCTCGACCCCGCCACGTGCGCCGCACTGGCTGGGA
Proteins encoded in this region:
- a CDS encoding ABC transporter permease produces the protein MTTTLTAPPVVAGPAGTRRRDPRRFTLTGVLTYTAAGCFVLVLLGLFAALILESFATAWRGGWLPAGFTGSWFAQAWNDPAYGVSSHLLTTFEIGVSVIVISVLAGVPAAYVLARRSFPGKSLVMVLLALPILLPPLTYATQLSSLIYTIGLGSTLPGVILSNLVPALPFVILVMTPFVEQVRPDVEQAARMCGANTWHLFGRIIGPLLLPGVLAASILTLVRVFGAFELTFFVAGPQSQSLIVAVFGAAANPAGSAPPLVAAMAVCYMATSLVVFALALSFVNPTQIVSRERKS
- a CDS encoding MarR family winged helix-turn-helix transcriptional regulator; translated protein: MSKDQARPAAPGSPAAQPFGETLLSFAGRLTRLQTEILAGLDVPLTIRQYRILSRVDAGHTSLMALCRLAHRNPPTMSESVNKLVKQGLLTRETEAADRRTMALALTAAGREAQEAGRLALEKFSAELTAGLDEHIRADLLTVMHRLYSETESLLDDR
- a CDS encoding ABC transporter ATP-binding protein, encoding MTSVSPQPFTSLRLDRISRRFGRIAALSELSLEVARGEFLALLGPSGCGKSTTLSCLAGLQPLSSGSIWRDEERIDTLPAEKRGFGMVFQNYALFPHLSVQRNVEFGLAMRKAGRDERREKARAALRTVQLTGHEHKRPGQLSGGQQQRVAIARALAFQPQIVLMDEPLSNLDAGLRVELRAQIKRLHESLGLTTVYVTHDQSEALSLATTVVVMREGRVEQIGPPEQLYSAPESAYVARFMGYRNTFTATVEQADASHARVAVGGDTLQGSLMSAAPVARGDEVTLAIHPDDLVLATPGEAGTIGATVEVVEYHGRAVEAEVSTASGEVLRLSTDQRVRRGDTLALRVRPERVLVYPGAETSQLRELAEQVA
- a CDS encoding MFS transporter, whose amino-acid sequence is MARTSGTDGQLLHRLDHSPFTRTHTRFYLTALAGHFFDGFTINLTGFVLPGVIAAFALTSGEAGVLSSALFAGMLVGAAMAGIVSDRLGRRYPLALSILIFGGFSLLAAAAWNYPVLVAARTVQGIGLGAEIAIVLPYIAEFVPTRRRGPLVTLATAAWLIGLPVASAVAIGIVPALGWRSMFFVGTIPVLIALLVALTLPESVRYLLRRGKREQATEIVELLTRGSVAPGSGQADPPAAHGNAAGSVRDLLRGRYSRYTIAIWVMEVCAGAFLYGLSTWLPTVLKSHGIGLLSSFAYTGIITAAGVAGAVVAGQLVNRLGRRWALAPAFLLSGLLCLLWGAVSGTSAVVLTGALATFFGSGVAGSTLFVYASELYPTANRATGLGWAAAWQKVGGLLMPVTVGFVLSWHASSYVFFLLFAVISAIAATAGLIATLETRGKSVEEIATEMSTPDSNAENLVRTTVELGNE
- a CDS encoding extracellular solute-binding protein — its product is MARRGRALILAVAVVLAAAVTAACSPPSLSAAPEHITPRKPGHPITLTLLDGSGDLQVYQKIYNDFAKAHPELVSGIRYETASSPDVLGKLRAQELSNHVDTSLILGGTDIVGALQQQKLLTPLLPDHQDLLPDLSKIQDPPRAKLQALVGGAGIMNLWSPSGPAWEYDTKHVPALPGNPQELLAWAKANPGKFTYAQPPNSGPGRQFMMSLPYELGDANPADPVNGWTRTWDYLRELGRYVAAYPASSTIMNKQLADGSVWIVPTSTASDFNNHRQNVWGPDADMGILADQAWIMDGHFMLVPRGVSPETLYVDLAFISWVLQPQQQVRTYESGTISPAVTDAPLTQAGDAGKAAVAKFGRPDFLAQAFRTGTVNAPLDPLVLRTAFDLWQRKIGSHVGE
- a CDS encoding cupin domain-containing protein, with product MTEQPLLPGGVGLSRLRVYPWDTADGLHGGSPHLHLTCTECYCVLGGTGELHTLTAEGLRKVSLAAGDAVWFTPGTIHRAVNTGDLRVQVVMQNDGLPEAGDAVLTFPPEYLASPQTYASVASLGNGGAAEREERARRRRDLAIAGFGELVAGGPRALEEFHAAAVALVRDRLDEWEKAWREKALAAAKRTGAQIEALRRGDGSHLREATVARLAAPPESAFGMCGYLAPYPREGATTPPAGT
- a CDS encoding ABC transporter permease — its product is MATAAPARPAMAPEQATQSLGARLADRGIDRALLLLIPAVAIVGLLFVYPFVYGVLISFSPENGGAWANYRDFFTDPYQSQTIWYTVRLALPVAAASLLIALPLAYRLRRDFRGKRVITLLFLLPVTLGSVVLSEGLTTIFSPSGWVNLVLGGIGLGPVSVLYSYWGTFVAGVLGIVPLMLLLLIGFFGGIDPALEDAAATLGAGRTVRFWRVTFPLVLPGLVTTLSLALVEAFAIFPSAVLVGEPNASTHVLSIPIYEAAQQRFDYSAASADATIMVLVELLVLGLLTALRTRLYRGAASGGKG